ACTGGTGTACATTACATAGGTGGCCTATCCAAAGGACAAAACCTAAATCGGTATTTTGACTATCTGGGTATTTTGGATGGACTTCCTTTGAAAAAAATGAACGAAGATGGTTTTGACATCATCACTTTTGACAATGATGACTCTACTTATCCCCATGCCCAAGGCTATGACAATTTTACCGCTCAACTGTGCAAAAGGTTTCCTCAGGAAAAAGAAGCTATAGAAACCTATTGCCGTAAACTACAGGAAATCTGCAATAAGTTTCCGCTCTACAATCTGGAAGAGGGTAAGCCCTATGGCAATGACCCTGAACTATTTCAGCAAACGGCCAAGAACTATATAGACAGTATTACCCAAAACGAAAAATTGAGAGCCGTGCTGGCCGGGTCAAACCTATTGTATGCAGGCGACCCAAATAAAACCCCTCTATACGTTCACGCCTTATCCATTAACTCCTATATTGAGAGTGCCTATAGATGTGCAGATGGGGGGAGCCAGATTACCAAACTGCTGATAAGAAGGTTAAGGGAACATGGTGGCGAAGCCTACAAACATAGCGAGGTAGTGGATATGACCTGTGTGGACCGGAAATTAATATCCGTTACCCTTAAAAATGGAACCGAGGTCTACGGAGACCTTTTTATTTCCAATATAGAACCTAAACATACTTTGAAAATGATTGGGGAGGGGCATTTTAGAAAGTCCTACAACCGTCGGATTCAAGAAATGGAAAGTATAATTTCCGCTTTCAGTATTCATATCGTTCTCAAACCAAAAACCTTTAAATACCTCAACAAAAACTACTACCATTTTAAGGACTATAGAAGGGTATGGGAGGCACACAATTATACACAAGAATCCTGGCCGGAAACCTATATGGTATCCATGGGTGTACGCAAGAACCAAGATGAATGGGGCGAACAACTTACGGCCATCACCTATATGCGATACGAGGAGGTCAAGGAGTGGGAACATACTTTTAATACGGTAGCCTTAAAAAATGAACGAGGCACATCCTACGAAGAATTCAAAAAATATAAGACTGAAATTTTTCTAAGGGAGTTGGAAAAGAAATTTCCAAATATCAGGGACTGCATACAATCGGTACATGCCTCCACCCCCCTATCCTACAGGGATTATATAGGCAACCATCAAGGCAGTATGTACGGATATGTAAAGGATGTGAACGAGCCCTTAAAATCCTTTATTTCTCCCAGAACTAAAATTGAAAATCTTTATCTGACAGGTCAGAGTCTAAATATGCACGGTATTCTTGGTGTCACCATTAGTGGCGTGGTTACCTGTTCTGAAATTCTGGGTGGTGCCTATTTAATCAATAAAATTACCAATGAGAAGTCCAATGAAAAAATCATAGTCTAATGGGAACTTTTAAAACGTCGCCAATTACCGTATTGGAAACAATCTCTAAGGAAGATTTCATTGAAAATTATTACAAGCCCCAGAAACCAGTGCTTTTAAAAGGCTTGACCAAGGACTGGCCGGCCTATAAAAAATGGACCCTTGACTATATACAGGACAAAGCAGGTGACCAAATTGTACCCCTCTACAATAACGAACCTGCCAAGGACAAACAGAGTGTATACGCTCCAGTAAAGGAGATGAAACTGTTTGATTATATTGAAATATTAAAAACGAAGCCCACGGACCTTCGTATATTCTTTTATGAAATATTGAAGAAAATGCCGGATTTGGTGGATGATTTCCAATATCCGGATATTGGCCTAAAGTTTTTTAAAAAATTACCCGCACTCTTTTTTGGTGGTGGAGAATCCAAGGTGTTCATGCACTATGACATTGATTTGCCCGATAGCATGCATTTTCATTTTGATGGACACAAACATGTGACCCTCTTTTCACCGGAACAGACAAAATATCTATATCGGGTTCCCTATTCCATCCATAATCTGGAATCCATAGATATGGACCATCCCGATTTTGAAAAGTATCCTGCCCTACAATATGCTGAAGGTATAACGGCGAATATGGAACATGGGGACGCCCTTTTTATGCCCAGTGGTTACTGGCACTATATCAAATATCTGGACGGTGGTTTTTCCATGACCTTACGTGCGCTTCCCAGAAGTCCCAAAAGATTTGCCAATATGCTCTATAATGTGTTGGTAATGCGTCATTTTGATAATTTCACCCGTAAACATTGGGGGCAAAAGTGGTTAGATTACAAGGATAGAAAGGCCATAGAAAAAACGCATAAGAACATCCTTAATCTTACCTAATTGGGAAAATTAAAAATACTATACCGTGCAATTACACTGATTCTAAGTATAGGTGTTCTTTCCTCTTGTGGGGTTAGGAAATCCTTACAGGAAAAACCGGATATCGCCGCCTACGAAACTCAAATTCCCCAGCGGCAGAAAATCAACGATTCTACCTACACCCTGTCGGATAATTTTTTGAGAAAGAATAAACAAGGGCTTTGGGAGCTCCGTGTAAGTGGAAATCCTTTGGAATTGGGTTTAAAAACGGGAAGCCTTACTCAGGAATTATTTAACGAACAGGAGGATATTTTCGTAAAGAAGATAGATGAATTGGTGCCCTCCAAGGGCTATCAAAATTTGCTGAGAAAGTTCTTGGCATGGTTTAACCGGAAAATGTACCTCAACATAGATGCCCAATATAAAACGGAGCTTTATGGAATATCCAAATATGCCTCTCCGGATTATGATTATATCGCTAAGCCCTATCAGCGCGTCATGTATTTCCATGGAGCACATGATATAGGTCATGCATTACAGGATTTGGCTTTGGTAGGCTGTTCTTCCTTCGCAGCCTGGGGCGACAAAACCGAGGACGGAAAATTATTCATCGGTAGGAATTTCGATTTTTATGCAGGTGATGAATTCGCCAAGAACAAAATAATTGCCTTTGTAGAACCAGAAAATGGACACAAATTCATGTCGGTTACCTGGGGAGGAATGATCGGAGTGGTCTCCGGGATGAACGACCAAGGGCTTACCGTAACCATCAACGCAGGAAAGTCCCAATTTCCATTGATTGCCAAAACTCCGGTTTCCTTGGTCACACGGGAAATTTTGCAATATGCTTCCACCATAGAAGAAGCCATTGCAATTGCCAAAAAGAGAGACGTCTTTGTCTCGGAATCGATATTCGTGGGTAGTGCCAAGGATAAAAAAGCGGCTATTATTGAGGTTTCACCGCATAATTTCGGAGTCTATGAGGTGGAAAACAACAATCAGTTGATTTGTGCCAACCACTTCCAAAGTGCTGCCTATGCGGATGACAAAAAGAATCAAAAACACATTTTGGAAAGCCATTCCCAATACCGATACGAACGGATGGAAGAGCTGTTGGAAGAAACATCCAAAGTAAATCCTACCGAAGTGGTTTCCATTTTAAGGGATAAACAGGGTTTGGACGAGGAGCAAATAGGGTACGGAAATGAAAAGGCCTTGAATCAATTGTTGGCGCATCATGGTATTGTTTTTCAACCGGAAGATTTATTGGTATGGGTGTCCAGCAATCCCT
This window of the Maribacter cobaltidurans genome carries:
- a CDS encoding phytoene desaturase family protein, which translates into the protein MKKQYDVVIIGSGMGGLVAANIMACEGRSVCVLEKNNQFGGNLQTFVRERTIFDTGVHYIGGLSKGQNLNRYFDYLGILDGLPLKKMNEDGFDIITFDNDDSTYPHAQGYDNFTAQLCKRFPQEKEAIETYCRKLQEICNKFPLYNLEEGKPYGNDPELFQQTAKNYIDSITQNEKLRAVLAGSNLLYAGDPNKTPLYVHALSINSYIESAYRCADGGSQITKLLIRRLREHGGEAYKHSEVVDMTCVDRKLISVTLKNGTEVYGDLFISNIEPKHTLKMIGEGHFRKSYNRRIQEMESIISAFSIHIVLKPKTFKYLNKNYYHFKDYRRVWEAHNYTQESWPETYMVSMGVRKNQDEWGEQLTAITYMRYEEVKEWEHTFNTVALKNERGTSYEEFKKYKTEIFLRELEKKFPNIRDCIQSVHASTPLSYRDYIGNHQGSMYGYVKDVNEPLKSFISPRTKIENLYLTGQSLNMHGILGVTISGVVTCSEILGGAYLINKITNEKSNEKIIV
- a CDS encoding cupin-like domain-containing protein, which gives rise to MGTFKTSPITVLETISKEDFIENYYKPQKPVLLKGLTKDWPAYKKWTLDYIQDKAGDQIVPLYNNEPAKDKQSVYAPVKEMKLFDYIEILKTKPTDLRIFFYEILKKMPDLVDDFQYPDIGLKFFKKLPALFFGGGESKVFMHYDIDLPDSMHFHFDGHKHVTLFSPEQTKYLYRVPYSIHNLESIDMDHPDFEKYPALQYAEGITANMEHGDALFMPSGYWHYIKYLDGGFSMTLRALPRSPKRFANMLYNVLVMRHFDNFTRKHWGQKWLDYKDRKAIEKTHKNILNLT
- a CDS encoding C45 family autoproteolytic acyltransferase/hydolase, which translates into the protein MGKLKILYRAITLILSIGVLSSCGVRKSLQEKPDIAAYETQIPQRQKINDSTYTLSDNFLRKNKQGLWELRVSGNPLELGLKTGSLTQELFNEQEDIFVKKIDELVPSKGYQNLLRKFLAWFNRKMYLNIDAQYKTELYGISKYASPDYDYIAKPYQRVMYFHGAHDIGHALQDLALVGCSSFAAWGDKTEDGKLFIGRNFDFYAGDEFAKNKIIAFVEPENGHKFMSVTWGGMIGVVSGMNDQGLTVTINAGKSQFPLIAKTPVSLVTREILQYASTIEEAIAIAKKRDVFVSESIFVGSAKDKKAAIIEVSPHNFGVYEVENNNQLICANHFQSAAYADDKKNQKHILESHSQYRYERMEELLEETSKVNPTEVVSILRDKQGLDEEQIGYGNEKALNQLLAHHGIVFQPEDLLVWVSSNPYQLGEFVAYDLKEVFNLPKVTNQPIAQTDLNIPKDPFLQSEAYKNYERYRMLRDEIEDDISEKAHIDQSRLENLVALNPNFWEGYFLAGVYNYNMGYDYVAKKYFEKALEKEITTVPDRENVEKYLRKLR